The Drosophila bipectinata strain 14024-0381.07 chromosome 2L, DbipHiC1v2, whole genome shotgun sequence genome has a segment encoding these proteins:
- the LOC108127253 gene encoding transmembrane protein 231 isoform X1 encodes MNVDRFKRTGAQLRPDKLPNYIAMKFIPLHTTNTAIVYKNSLCSFASLLVLAFIALSVMIPVLLVSLLSPYSGISESRVLYEQPIIEFDYKYLFVATTEPTEEGEPESMVACSTFRYFNSKMGDFTNSCSASKYWTEDFDHDTVPDRVHFHLELQDVPARLLNFDLIVFFDAQLQHKCDLSPPSVLAHQLQIPVAARLTNGRIMMKGELQLKQYVELTCPFPGRNIKTQFRKVQLDNNSSTADINQYKLESLLGQVKANPAYFQLAVQETYYKPTSPHFERGLVIELELDVLQVPARYHLSIWERLGQFWLYFASFFGISFYIMNKLKDFLFGRHIVRSWEIIPWKKLY; translated from the exons ATGAATG TTGACAGATTTAAAAGGACAGGTGCTCAGTTACGACCGGATAAGTTACCTAATTATATCGCTATGAAGTTTATCCCGCTCCATACGACAAATACGGCAATCGTGTACAAGAACTCGCTATGCTCCTTTGCCTCGCTTTTGGTCCTGGCCTTTATAGCCCTTTCCGTGATGATTCCGGTACTGCTAGTGTCCCTGCTGAGCCCTTACTCTGGCATTTCGGAATCAAGGGTGCTTTATGAACAGCCCATTATAGAGTTCGACTACAAGTACTTATTCGTGGCCACCACAGAGCCAACGGAAGAAGGAGAACCCGAATCCATGGTGGCCTGCAGCACTTTCAGATACTTTAATTCCAAAATGGGTGATTTCACGAACAGTTGTAGTGCCTCTAAGTATTGGACGGAAGACTTTGACCATGACACGGTACCGGATCGCGTACACTTTCATCTGGAGCTGCAGGATGTCCCCGCCCGTCTGTTGAACTTTGACCTGATTGTTTTTTTCGATGCCCAGCTGCAACACAAGTGCGATCTATCACCTCCATCTGTGCTGGCCCATCAACTCCAGATTCCAGTGGCGGCTCGTCTCACCAATGGCCGCATTATGATGAAGGGAGAACTGCAGCTAAAGCAGTATGTAGAGCTGACATGTCCGTTTCCAGGACGCAATATCAAGACACAGTTCCGCAAGGTACAACTGGACAACAATTCCTCCACGGCGGATATAAACCAGTACAAGTTGGAGTCATTGCTGGGTCAGGTGAAAGCCAATCCGGCCTATTTCCAGTTAGCTGTGCAGGAGACCTACTACAAACCCACTTCACCTCATTTCGAGCGCGGCCTCGTCATCGAACTGGAACTAGATGTCCTGCAAGTTCCCGCTCGTTACCACTTGAGCATTTGGGAAAGACTGGGACAATTCTGGCTCTACTTTGCATCCTTCTTCGGAATCTCGTTCTACATCATGAACAAGCTAAAGGACTTTCTGTTCGGACGCCACATAGTCCGCTCCTGGGAGATTATTCCCTGGAAGAAGCTCTACTGA
- the LOC108127253 gene encoding transmembrane protein 231 isoform X2 encodes MKFIPLHTTNTAIVYKNSLCSFASLLVLAFIALSVMIPVLLVSLLSPYSGISESRVLYEQPIIEFDYKYLFVATTEPTEEGEPESMVACSTFRYFNSKMGDFTNSCSASKYWTEDFDHDTVPDRVHFHLELQDVPARLLNFDLIVFFDAQLQHKCDLSPPSVLAHQLQIPVAARLTNGRIMMKGELQLKQYVELTCPFPGRNIKTQFRKVQLDNNSSTADINQYKLESLLGQVKANPAYFQLAVQETYYKPTSPHFERGLVIELELDVLQVPARYHLSIWERLGQFWLYFASFFGISFYIMNKLKDFLFGRHIVRSWEIIPWKKLY; translated from the coding sequence ATGAAGTTTATCCCGCTCCATACGACAAATACGGCAATCGTGTACAAGAACTCGCTATGCTCCTTTGCCTCGCTTTTGGTCCTGGCCTTTATAGCCCTTTCCGTGATGATTCCGGTACTGCTAGTGTCCCTGCTGAGCCCTTACTCTGGCATTTCGGAATCAAGGGTGCTTTATGAACAGCCCATTATAGAGTTCGACTACAAGTACTTATTCGTGGCCACCACAGAGCCAACGGAAGAAGGAGAACCCGAATCCATGGTGGCCTGCAGCACTTTCAGATACTTTAATTCCAAAATGGGTGATTTCACGAACAGTTGTAGTGCCTCTAAGTATTGGACGGAAGACTTTGACCATGACACGGTACCGGATCGCGTACACTTTCATCTGGAGCTGCAGGATGTCCCCGCCCGTCTGTTGAACTTTGACCTGATTGTTTTTTTCGATGCCCAGCTGCAACACAAGTGCGATCTATCACCTCCATCTGTGCTGGCCCATCAACTCCAGATTCCAGTGGCGGCTCGTCTCACCAATGGCCGCATTATGATGAAGGGAGAACTGCAGCTAAAGCAGTATGTAGAGCTGACATGTCCGTTTCCAGGACGCAATATCAAGACACAGTTCCGCAAGGTACAACTGGACAACAATTCCTCCACGGCGGATATAAACCAGTACAAGTTGGAGTCATTGCTGGGTCAGGTGAAAGCCAATCCGGCCTATTTCCAGTTAGCTGTGCAGGAGACCTACTACAAACCCACTTCACCTCATTTCGAGCGCGGCCTCGTCATCGAACTGGAACTAGATGTCCTGCAAGTTCCCGCTCGTTACCACTTGAGCATTTGGGAAAGACTGGGACAATTCTGGCTCTACTTTGCATCCTTCTTCGGAATCTCGTTCTACATCATGAACAAGCTAAAGGACTTTCTGTTCGGACGCCACATAGTCCGCTCCTGGGAGATTATTCCCTGGAAGAAGCTCTACTGA